The region TACTCGGTCTGAATCAGGAGGTTCTCATGCGTAGCATGATTCGCACGCGCCGTGGCGTGCTTTGGGCTGGTCTTGTTGCGGTTTCTGCGGCGGTCGCGTTTCCGGAGGTTGTGGTCGGCCAGTATGTGCCGGCGCGGGGGGACGCGTGGGAGACGCGCACTCCAGAGCAGGTCGGGATGAGCGCGGCGGGCGTCCAGGCGGCGGTCGAATACGCCCTCGAGCACGAGACGAGCCAGGCGCGCGACCGGGAGTTCCAGCACAGCCGGAGCTTCGGCCGCGAACCGCTCGGGGAGGGGATCGGCCCCTTCAACGTGCGGGGTGGGCCGGCGGGGATGATCGTGCGCCACGGCTATATCGTCGCGGAGTGGGGGGACACGAAGCGCGTCGACATGACGTACAGCGTGACCAAGTCGTTCCTCTCGACGTCCGTGGGACTCGCGTGGGACGAGGGGCTGATCAGCTCGCTCGATGACACCGTACGCGAGTACATGGCCCCGGTCGACGTGCCCCCGGGCGACGGGGAGCCGGGCGTGGACCGCGTCGGCTTCGGGAAGCCCGACCCGACGACGATGTTCGAGTCCGAGCACAACCGCACGATCACGTGGGACGACCTTCTGCGGCAGACGTCCGACTGGGAGGGCACGCTGTGGGGCAAGCCGGACTGGGCCGACCGTCCCAGCGGCGACCCCGACACGTGGATGACGCGGGCGCGCCACCCGTCCGGCACGGTGTACGAGTACAACGACACGCGGGTGAACCTCCTCGCGCTCGCCGCGATGAGCGTCGTGCGGCGCCCGCTGCCCGAGGTCCTGCATGAACGCGTGATGGGACCGATCGACGCCTCCCCGACCTGGCGCTGGAACGGCTACGAGAACTCCTGGGTCACGATCGACGGGCGCCGCGTGCAGTCGGTGAGCGGCGGCGGCCACTGGGGCGGCGGCATGTTCATCAGCGCCCGCGACCAGGCGCGCTTCGGCCTCTTCACCCTGCGGCGCGGGACGTGGGGGGACCGGCAACTCCTTTCCGAGGAATGGTTCGACCTCGCGACGACGCCGGGTCCGGCGAACGGTTCCTACGGGTTCATGAACTTCATGCTCAACGTCGGGGACGACGAAGGGGACAAGCGCTATCCGAGCGCGCCCGCGGAGGCGTGGGCCCACCTCGGCAACGGCACGAACATGATTTACTGCGACCCGGTGAACGACCTCGTCGTGGTGGCGCGCTGGATCCCCGGCGGCGCGATCGACGGCCTGCTCAACCTCGTCATCGACGCGATCGACGACACGGCCGCCACCTCATCCGGATCGTCCTGAGACGACCTCGAGCGGCAAGGTCAGTGCCTTGCTATGGCCATGTCACGTAGCTACAATAGAGCTACGTCAGAACAGGAGGCCAGATGAGCACCGACACCGTTGTGCGCGCCCGGATCGACAGCGACACCAAAGCACGCGCTACCGAGGCGCTCACGGCCATGGGCCTGACCATGTCCGACGCGATCAGGTTGTTGCTGCTACGCGTAGCTGACGAGCAGCGACTGCCGTTCGCCGTCCAGGTGCCGAATTCGTCTACACTCGCGGCCATGAAGGAACTTGACGAGGGCAAGGGCCGGCATTTCGGTAGCGCTCAGGAGTTGTTCCGGGACCTCGACATCTGACTTGCTCACCCCAGTTCGCTCGGTGCGGTTCAAACGCGACGTCAAGAAAGCCAGGAAGCGTGGCAAGGACCTTGGCAAGCTGCGGATATTGTTGGCGTCGCTGATCGAGCAGGAGCCGTTGTCCGCGCGCCATCGCGACCATCCGCTGCGGGGCATTTGGAAGGGCTACCGGGAGGGCGCACGTCGAACCGGACTGGCTCGTCATCTACCGTATCAGGGGTGGCGAACTGCACTTGATCCGCACCGGCAGCCACTCCGACCTCTTCAAGGAGTAGGGTCGACGGTTCAAGGTAGACGTTACGCTCCGGGCTCGTTAGTTTCTCACGCACGGCGCGTCGCCTCTTCCGGCGGCGCGTTTCGTGTCTGCGCCCGTAGCTCAGCCTGGATAGAGCGCTTGCCTCCGGAGCAAGAGGTCACAGGTTCGAATCCTGTCGGGCGCACTCGTCCCGGCTGAGCCAGAGGCACCGGTTCTCGGGGGCGGCTCCGGACCGGAGGGTTCGGGGGCGCGGGCTCGGGTGGCGGAAATGGCAGACGCGCAGGATTCAGGATCCTGTGGGATTAAACTCCCGTGGGGGTTCGA is a window of Candidatus Palauibacter australiensis DNA encoding:
- a CDS encoding type II toxin-antitoxin system RelB/DinJ family antitoxin — its product is MSTDTVVRARIDSDTKARATEALTAMGLTMSDAIRLLLLRVADEQRLPFAVQVPNSSTLAAMKELDEGKGRHFGSAQELFRDLDI
- a CDS encoding serine hydrolase, whose protein sequence is MRSMIRTRRGVLWAGLVAVSAAVAFPEVVVGQYVPARGDAWETRTPEQVGMSAAGVQAAVEYALEHETSQARDREFQHSRSFGREPLGEGIGPFNVRGGPAGMIVRHGYIVAEWGDTKRVDMTYSVTKSFLSTSVGLAWDEGLISSLDDTVREYMAPVDVPPGDGEPGVDRVGFGKPDPTTMFESEHNRTITWDDLLRQTSDWEGTLWGKPDWADRPSGDPDTWMTRARHPSGTVYEYNDTRVNLLALAAMSVVRRPLPEVLHERVMGPIDASPTWRWNGYENSWVTIDGRRVQSVSGGGHWGGGMFISARDQARFGLFTLRRGTWGDRQLLSEEWFDLATTPGPANGSYGFMNFMLNVGDDEGDKRYPSAPAEAWAHLGNGTNMIYCDPVNDLVVVARWIPGGAIDGLLNLVIDAIDDTAATSSGSS